Below is a genomic region from Candidatus Micrarchaeia archaeon.
CGCCGTCCATGAGCGTGATGCTGTCCGGGTATCCTGTAGTGACTCCCAGGATGGTGTTTCCGTATGTGCTCACGGCTGCGTAAATCAGGCCAACCGTGAGCGCTGCTATCAGGAGCTCCTTCCACTCGTTCTTGGCCCACGCCTCGAGCTGGGGGTTGTGCAAAGGCTGGGACGCCATGTATGCGAGAGCAACTAAAAAGACGGTGAGCATCGCCGCGATGGGGACCAGGGCGTATTCCCCTGCCGCGAAATTCAGCGGTAGCAGAAGCAATAGGATGAGCCCAAGGCGCATGCTCTCTATATGAAGAGAATATTTATATTGCTGACGGGTAAGATATGCACATGAACGACGATGATGCAAAGCGCAGCAGGCCGTTCAGGCGCCTCGTGGACTCTCTCACCACAGGCAACCTGTGGCTCTACGTGCTTTCGCTGATGAGGAAGGGAAAGGTGTACGCGTACGCGCTTCCGGAAAGCATAGAAAAAAAATACCGCTTCAGGCCAAACAGGGTGATGATTTACGTGGTGCTCTACAAGCTCGAGGCCGAGGGGCTCATAGCTTCTGCATTCGAGGAAAGGAGGAAGTACTACCACCTTACGAAAAAGGGAACGGACTCGCTGGCGCGCGGAAAGAGATACCTGGCGTCGCTTTCAAAAAGGTTGTAGGCATGCTCATCCTGGTCACCGGAAGCCCGTGCACGGGCAAGACTACCTCTTCAAAGGAGCTCGGGAAAATACTGAAGATGGGTGTGCTGCACATAACGGATTTCGTGGAATCGAACGCGGGAATGCTCGGCGGGCGGTTCGATAAGCGGATGGACAGCGAACTGGTGGACGTGCAAAAGCTCGGGAAGGCGCTTAGGGGCGAATGCAGGAAGCACGCGGGCCTGATAATAGAGGGCCACCTGGCCTGCGAAGTGAGACTTCCGGCGGATTATGTATTTGTGCTCAGGTGCAGGCCGGACATCCTTGAAACCAGGCTGAGGAAACGGGAATATTCCGTGCGCAAGGTTGAGGAGAACCTGCTTTCCGAGATGCTCGATTACTGCCTCCAGAAAGCAGAAGCTAACTGCCCTGAATCCAATATAATCCAGATTGAGACCGCTGGCTCCACGGCTGGGAAAAACGCGAAAAGGATGGCCGGAATCGTGCGCGGGGCCGGGCGGCGCGAGCGCGGAGAAAAGGTTAATTATACGTCCTACCTAATCAGACACCTGGGGTTGCGAAATGGAAGACGACAAAAAAAGAGTCATTGAAGCCGCGCTGTTCATATCAGCGCGCAGCATGGCAATCGAGGAGCTGGGAAAGCTCACCGGGATTGCAGCGCCTGGATTCGTGCGCACCATGCTCGCGGAGCTCAAGGGCGAGTATGAAGCCAGGGGGAGCGCGGTCGAGATAGCGGAAATGGAGGGCAAATG
It encodes:
- a CDS encoding PadR family transcriptional regulator, with product MNDDDAKRSRPFRRLVDSLTTGNLWLYVLSLMRKGKVYAYALPESIEKKYRFRPNRVMIYVVLYKLEAEGLIASAFEERRKYYHLTKKGTDSLARGKRYLASLSKRL
- a CDS encoding AAA family ATPase, translated to MLILVTGSPCTGKTTSSKELGKILKMGVLHITDFVESNAGMLGGRFDKRMDSELVDVQKLGKALRGECRKHAGLIIEGHLACEVRLPADYVFVLRCRPDILETRLRKREYSVRKVEENLLSEMLDYCLQKAEANCPESNIIQIETAGSTAGKNAKRMAGIVRGAGRRERGEKVNYTSYLIRHLGLRNGRRQKKSH